A genomic segment from Aegilops tauschii subsp. strangulata cultivar AL8/78 chromosome 1, Aet v6.0, whole genome shotgun sequence encodes:
- the LOC109784019 gene encoding leucine-rich repeat protein 1-like: protein MAPTAAESRLPLVAIVLATFASTLLLTPVAANQDVDALSALRRGLQDPNGELKNWDPNLVDACTWSHITCDRNKNRVTRIDLNKMNLSGPLAPELGKLDRLQYLEIDHNRLTGPIPRELAGLSNLKHADFSNNNLCGPIPTTGAFQRIPRSSFANNPRLGRKC, encoded by the exons ATGGCACCCACGGCGGCCGAATCACGTTTGCCCCTGGTGGCGATCGTCCTTGCGACCTTCGCGTCGACCCTTCTGCTGACGCCAGTGGCGGCGAACCAGGACGTGGACGCGCTCTCGGCCCTGAGGAGAGGCCTACAGGACCCCAATGGCGAGTTGAAGAACTGGGACCCGAACCTGGTGGACGCCTGCACCTGGTCCCACATCACCTGCGACCGCAATAAGAACCGCGTCACCCGCAT AGATCTTAACAAAATGAACCTGTCCGGACCTCTGGCGCCGGAGCTTGGCAAACTGGACCGGCTACAATATTT GGAAATCGATCACAACCGTTTGACAGGGCCAATCCCAAGGGAGCTGGCTGGGCTGTCCAACCTGAAACATGC GGATTTTTCAAACAACAACCTCTGCGGCCCGATTCCGACGACTGGAGCGTTTCAGCGCATACCTCGGAGTAG CTTTGCCAACAACCCGCGCCTGGGCAGGAAGTGCTAG